From Streptomyces sp. TLI_053, a single genomic window includes:
- the eccD gene encoding type VII secretion integral membrane protein EccD: protein MSGAVAATGLCRLRFRAPETAFELAVPGDVVLADLLPTVLGYAGQGVEEGGVEHDGWVLQRAGGAPLDEELTLEALAVHDGEELFLRPRRDALPEVHFDDLVDGVRTGVTSGADSWRPVVSHHLALTLAVLALVGGLLLLTLPGPDGVRGVCAAVTAVLLLGGAGAACRMIGDVPAGTALGTAAVGYAAAAAALLPGLDGSTRMLAGGSAAVGAAAVALAVVGGGPFFLGLLAAAVFALVAGSLAAAGVTATGIAALVAGGAVALGAFVPGLAFKLAGLRLPALPRNADELQEEIEPFPAEDVLARSAVADGYLCAFLTALGTVCAGALVVLAGTRDAGWGAPCTAADLSLLLLLHARDIGGIRQRLSVLLPGILGLTLLAARLGADGDRGERLALFAVLLLAAVALAIASWTVPGRRLLPYWGRIGDVAHTLSAIALLPLALQALGFYRTMRGLGG, encoded by the coding sequence GTGAGCGGTGCAGTGGCGGCGACCGGACTGTGCAGGCTGCGCTTCCGCGCACCCGAGACCGCGTTCGAACTCGCGGTACCGGGTGACGTCGTACTCGCCGACCTGCTGCCGACCGTGCTCGGCTACGCGGGTCAGGGGGTCGAGGAGGGCGGCGTCGAACACGACGGCTGGGTGCTGCAACGCGCCGGCGGCGCCCCCCTGGACGAGGAACTCACGCTGGAGGCGCTCGCCGTCCACGACGGCGAGGAGCTGTTCCTGCGTCCGCGCCGGGACGCCCTCCCGGAGGTCCACTTCGACGACCTGGTGGACGGGGTGCGCACCGGGGTGACGTCCGGCGCCGACTCCTGGCGGCCGGTGGTCAGCCACCACCTGGCCCTGACGCTCGCGGTGCTCGCGCTCGTCGGCGGACTGCTGCTGCTGACCCTGCCCGGCCCGGACGGCGTCCGCGGGGTGTGCGCCGCCGTCACGGCCGTGCTGCTGCTCGGCGGTGCCGGCGCGGCCTGCCGCATGATCGGCGACGTCCCCGCGGGCACCGCGCTGGGTACGGCGGCCGTCGGGTACGCGGCCGCCGCCGCCGCGCTGCTGCCGGGCCTCGACGGGTCCACCAGGATGCTCGCCGGGGGTTCGGCGGCGGTGGGCGCCGCCGCGGTGGCGCTGGCCGTGGTCGGCGGTGGGCCGTTCTTCCTCGGACTGCTGGCCGCCGCCGTGTTCGCGCTGGTGGCGGGCTCGCTGGCGGCCGCCGGGGTCACCGCCACCGGGATCGCCGCGCTGGTCGCCGGGGGGGCGGTGGCGCTCGGGGCCTTCGTGCCGGGCCTGGCCTTCAAGCTCGCCGGGCTCCGGCTGCCCGCGCTGCCCCGCAACGCCGACGAACTCCAGGAGGAGATCGAGCCGTTCCCCGCCGAGGACGTGCTCGCGCGCAGCGCGGTGGCCGACGGCTACCTGTGCGCCTTCCTGACCGCCCTCGGCACCGTCTGCGCGGGCGCGCTGGTCGTGCTGGCCGGTACCCGGGACGCGGGATGGGGTGCGCCGTGCACGGCCGCCGACCTGTCGTTGCTGCTCCTGCTGCACGCGCGGGACATCGGCGGCATCCGGCAGCGGCTGTCCGTGCTGCTGCCCGGGATCCTGGGCCTGACGCTGCTGGCGGCGCGGCTGGGGGCGGACGGCGACCGGGGCGAGCGGCTGGCGCTGTTCGCGGTCCTGCTGCTGGCCGCGGTGGCGCTCGCGATCGCGTCCTGGACCGTGCCGGGGCGCCGCCTGCTGCCGTACTGGGGGCGGATCGGGGACGTGGCGCACACGCTGTCGGCGATCGCGCTGCTGCCGCTCGCGCTCCAGGCCCTCGGCTTCTACCGGACCATGCGGGGGCTCGGCGGCTGA
- the eccB gene encoding type VII secretion protein EccB: protein MQSRRDQVQAHLFVMGRVSAGLLRAEPDAPDSPTGRTNRGAVIGLAVALLIGLGAGVYGLVKPGGATGWRKAGTVVVVKETGTRYLFAGGQLHPVLNQASARLLSGDQLKVDEVSRRSLEGTDRGTAVGIVGAPDGVPAPADLDRSDWLACTVQAAGGPAGRAAPLLSLAVGSRPGGLPAGDRAALVAGPDGVPHLLWHGRRYALDVEGGAVRALGYAAATPAPVPAAFLQTFAPGPDLRRPELPGRGTAGPDLSGRKTRVGQLVAGAGEDRYVLTAQGLVQVSTTLLALLQGDPRTQEQAYGGGAVTVDPVGAADLAAHSAPAAAAAEILQTNLPARPPGLVPVGAGQALCAGLATTGAGEVDLRVLDATAVLGLPPTTEPGVVPSCTPADRIAVRPGGGALVRALSGAGQGSTLYLVTDNGVRYPLAPAAAERLGLAGAAPVAVPGRLLSLLPTGPSLDPAALTGTGLVQPPATDGKCAR from the coding sequence ATGCAGTCCCGCCGTGACCAGGTGCAGGCCCACCTCTTCGTGATGGGCCGGGTCTCCGCCGGCCTGCTGCGGGCCGAGCCGGACGCCCCCGACAGCCCGACCGGGCGGACCAACCGGGGCGCCGTGATCGGCCTGGCCGTCGCGCTGCTGATCGGACTCGGCGCGGGCGTCTACGGGTTGGTCAAGCCCGGTGGCGCGACCGGCTGGCGCAAGGCCGGCACGGTGGTGGTGGTCAAGGAGACCGGAACCCGCTACCTGTTCGCCGGCGGGCAGCTGCACCCCGTCCTCAACCAGGCCAGCGCCCGGCTGCTGTCGGGCGACCAGCTGAAGGTGGACGAGGTGTCGCGCCGCTCGCTGGAGGGCACCGACCGGGGCACCGCGGTCGGCATCGTCGGGGCGCCGGACGGCGTGCCCGCCCCCGCCGACCTGGACCGCTCCGACTGGCTGGCCTGCACCGTGCAGGCGGCGGGCGGTCCGGCGGGCCGCGCCGCGCCGCTGCTGTCGCTGGCCGTGGGCAGCCGGCCCGGCGGCCTCCCCGCCGGTGACCGGGCCGCGCTGGTGGCCGGGCCGGACGGCGTGCCGCACCTGCTCTGGCACGGGCGCCGCTACGCGCTGGACGTCGAGGGAGGGGCGGTTCGCGCGCTCGGGTACGCGGCGGCCACCCCGGCGCCGGTGCCGGCGGCCTTCCTGCAGACCTTCGCCCCCGGGCCCGACCTGCGCCGCCCCGAGCTGCCCGGCCGGGGCACCGCCGGGCCCGACCTCTCGGGGCGGAAGACCCGGGTCGGCCAGCTGGTCGCAGGGGCGGGCGAGGACCGCTACGTGCTCACGGCGCAGGGCCTGGTGCAGGTCTCCACGACGCTGCTGGCCCTGCTCCAGGGTGATCCGCGCACCCAGGAGCAGGCGTACGGGGGCGGCGCGGTGACCGTCGATCCGGTCGGCGCGGCCGACCTCGCGGCCCATTCGGCGCCGGCCGCCGCGGCCGCCGAGATCCTCCAGACGAACCTGCCGGCCCGACCGCCGGGCCTGGTGCCCGTGGGGGCCGGGCAGGCGCTGTGCGCGGGCCTGGCCACCACCGGGGCGGGCGAGGTCGACCTGCGGGTGCTGGACGCGACCGCCGTCCTCGGTCTGCCGCCGACCACCGAGCCGGGCGTCGTGCCCAGTTGCACGCCCGCCGACCGGATCGCCGTGCGGCCCGGGGGCGGTGCGCTGGTGCGCGCGCTGTCCGGTGCCGGGCAGGGCTCGACGCTCTACCTGGTGACCGACAACGGCGTGCGCTACCCGCTGGCCCCGGCCGCCGCCGAGCGGCTGGGTCTCGCCGGAGCCGCCCCGGTGGCCGTCCCCGGACGGCTGCTGTCGCTGCTGCCCACCGGGCCGAGCCTGGACCCGGCGGCGCTGACCGGGACGGGGCTCGTCCAGCCGCCCGCCACCGACGGCAAGTGTGCCCGCTGA
- a CDS encoding WXG100 family type VII secretion target, whose translation MANTNPNAVTKADPASIQAVKSTIEAQMGVMDGVKRDIDMSIQELETKFQAKSSVVFVQKIGEWQQKYQEVIGLYNDFLGKLAAGENTFNSAEESALSVANKTGSGGYDPIKDALNPK comes from the coding sequence ATGGCCAACACCAACCCGAATGCCGTCACGAAGGCGGATCCGGCCTCGATCCAGGCCGTGAAGAGCACCATCGAGGCGCAGATGGGGGTGATGGACGGAGTCAAGCGGGACATCGACATGAGCATCCAGGAGCTGGAGACCAAGTTCCAGGCCAAGTCGAGCGTCGTCTTCGTGCAGAAGATCGGTGAGTGGCAGCAGAAGTACCAGGAGGTGATCGGCCTCTACAACGACTTCCTGGGCAAGCTGGCCGCCGGTGAGAACACCTTCAACAGCGCCGAGGAGAGCGCCCTGTCGGTCGCGAACAAGACCGGCAGCGGCGGGTACGACCCGATCAAGGACGCCCTGAACCCCAAGTAG